In Mycobacterium sp. Aquia_216, a genomic segment contains:
- a CDS encoding acyl-CoA dehydrogenase family protein, with the protein MDFSRVTLSPEDQEFLDQTRKFVAEHVTDEVRRRDRETGENFSEQVHLALGEQGYLTSDFKPESEGGFTPVRRRIFHLEIGRAHTPWFHWGTTAVVARLVKQFGAAELVDAVLPGVLSGETRLCLGYTEPDGGSDVATCKTRAVREADGSSWVINGSKMFTSNAQNAKYVFLLTNTDPQGRKHKNLTMFLVPLDSPGIEIQGIRTLDGDRTNIVYYSDVRVDDRYRIGEVNGGWTVMRFALDAEHGITDPDDQGLQNISMMSEHGHLMAEVADGVAAILSTPDADGRRPIDDESMKYRLGRSLARIEAALSTPGMFGRVALIQTMRDVSPELMDVLGAASALPTDTTGSADDGAIEFIFRHGVPAGIYGGTLEVFRNMIAQHELKLGRPSYGG; encoded by the coding sequence GTGGACTTCTCCCGCGTAACGCTCTCGCCCGAGGATCAAGAATTCCTTGACCAGACCCGGAAGTTCGTCGCCGAACACGTCACCGACGAAGTGCGGCGCCGTGATCGCGAGACGGGCGAAAACTTCAGTGAGCAAGTGCATTTGGCTCTGGGCGAACAGGGTTATCTGACCTCGGATTTCAAGCCGGAGTCCGAAGGGGGATTCACTCCGGTGCGCCGGCGTATCTTCCACCTCGAGATCGGTCGCGCCCACACGCCGTGGTTTCACTGGGGCACCACGGCTGTCGTCGCGCGGTTGGTGAAGCAATTCGGGGCAGCAGAACTCGTCGACGCGGTACTGCCGGGCGTGCTGTCCGGCGAAACCAGGCTGTGCCTGGGCTACACCGAGCCAGACGGCGGCTCCGACGTCGCGACGTGCAAGACCCGCGCGGTGCGGGAGGCGGATGGATCGAGCTGGGTCATCAATGGCTCCAAGATGTTTACCTCCAACGCACAGAACGCCAAGTATGTCTTCCTGCTCACCAACACCGATCCGCAGGGACGCAAACACAAAAACCTGACCATGTTTCTGGTGCCGCTGGATTCCCCGGGCATCGAGATCCAGGGCATCCGCACGCTGGACGGCGACCGCACCAACATCGTGTATTACAGCGACGTGCGGGTCGACGACCGCTACCGCATCGGTGAGGTCAACGGCGGCTGGACGGTGATGCGCTTCGCTCTCGACGCGGAACACGGCATCACCGATCCCGACGACCAAGGCCTGCAGAACATTTCGATGATGTCGGAGCACGGCCACCTGATGGCCGAGGTGGCCGACGGAGTCGCGGCGATCCTGTCCACGCCGGATGCGGACGGGCGGCGTCCGATCGACGACGAATCGATGAAATACCGGCTTGGGCGCAGCCTCGCCCGCATCGAGGCGGCGCTGTCGACTCCCGGAATGTTCGGACGAGTGGCGCTCATTCAGACAATGCGTGACGTCTCGCCCGAATTGATGGACGTGCTAGGGGCGGCATCGGCATTGCCCACCGACACGACGGGTTCCGCGGACGACGGCGCTATCGAGTTCATCTTCCGGCACGGCGTGCCCGCCGGCATCTACGGCGGCACCCTGGAGGTCTTCCGCAACATGATCGCCCAGCACGAACTCAAGCTGGGCCGCCCTAGCTACGGCGGCTGA
- a CDS encoding SMP-30/gluconolactonase/LRE family protein, which yields MIPEPLANGFCFGEGPRWFEGLLWFSDMLGEAVHTSTLGGALTTLPLPGHSPSGLGFRPDGSLLIASADDRQVLRYDGDSVIQIADLTGLVPANLGDMVVDDTGRAYIGSQAREGGVIVRLDPDDSAARATIVASDLDFPNGMVITPDRKTLIVAESVGRRLTAFTIDDAGALHDRRVFADGLDGPPDGIALDADGGVWTSTTLAHQFERIVEGGDVTDRIDMGERVAVACTLGGPERRILFLLSSTDAYPQRLVGTRLSRLDAVQVATPGAGLP from the coding sequence GTGATCCCCGAGCCGCTGGCCAACGGGTTCTGCTTCGGTGAGGGCCCGCGCTGGTTCGAGGGACTGCTGTGGTTCTCCGACATGCTGGGCGAAGCGGTGCACACCTCAACCCTGGGCGGCGCACTGACCACGTTGCCGCTGCCCGGGCACTCGCCGTCGGGCCTGGGCTTCCGTCCCGACGGGTCCCTGCTAATCGCCTCCGCAGACGATCGGCAGGTGCTGCGATACGACGGAGATAGCGTCATCCAGATCGCAGATCTCACCGGCCTGGTTCCGGCCAACCTCGGCGACATGGTCGTCGACGACACGGGCCGCGCCTACATAGGATCCCAGGCTCGTGAGGGCGGCGTCATCGTGCGCCTCGATCCCGATGACAGCGCTGCCAGGGCCACTATTGTCGCCTCCGACCTCGACTTTCCCAACGGCATGGTCATCACGCCGGATAGAAAGACCTTGATCGTCGCCGAATCGGTCGGCCGGCGGCTCACCGCGTTCACCATCGACGACGCAGGCGCGCTGCACGACCGTCGGGTTTTCGCCGACGGCCTGGACGGACCCCCCGACGGCATCGCCCTGGACGCCGACGGCGGCGTGTGGACGTCGACGACGCTGGCGCACCAATTCGAGCGGATCGTCGAAGGCGGCGACGTCACCGATCGCATCGACATGGGCGAACGCGTCGCCGTCGCCTGCACGCTCGGTGGTCCCGAACGCCGCATCCTGTTTCTGCTGTCGAGCACCGACGCTTATCCTCAGCGCCTGGTAGGCACTCGGCTCTCGCGGCTCGACGCCGTGCAGGTCGCCACGCCCGGCGCCGGGTTGCCCTGA
- a CDS encoding NAD(P)H-dependent amine dehydrogenase family protein, translating into MAIRVAHVGTGNVGGLALAELIANPQFELTGVCVSTPEKVGRDAGELCGVGLDAPTVTGIAAVNDLDAILAAKPECVVYCAMGDTRLPEAMGDVMRILAAGINVVGSSPGLLQYPWGVMPDKYIARVEDAAKQGNSSIFISGVDPGFANDLIPFALAGTCQRIEQVRCMEIHDYASYDGEEVMNYMGFARPMDEIPMLLQPGILSIAWGTAIRQLAAGLGIEVDEITESYQREPAPEDFDIAIGHVAKGTLAVLQFEIRGMVKGHPAVVIEHVTRLRPDLRPDLPQPASGDGSYRVEITGEPSYAVDIVPSSRKGDHNHAAIAGAAGRVVNAIPAVIAAPPGIRTTLDLPLVTGKGLYAPSTLVTT; encoded by the coding sequence ATGGCGATCCGCGTCGCGCACGTCGGTACCGGAAATGTCGGAGGCCTGGCCCTGGCCGAACTGATCGCGAATCCGCAGTTCGAACTGACGGGCGTCTGCGTGTCTACACCGGAGAAGGTGGGCCGCGACGCCGGGGAATTGTGCGGAGTCGGCCTGGACGCTCCCACCGTCACGGGCATCGCGGCGGTCAACGACCTGGACGCCATCCTGGCGGCCAAGCCCGAGTGCGTCGTGTACTGCGCGATGGGCGACACCCGGCTGCCCGAGGCGATGGGCGACGTGATGCGCATCCTGGCCGCCGGCATCAACGTCGTCGGCTCGTCACCGGGGCTACTGCAATACCCGTGGGGAGTCATGCCTGACAAGTACATCGCGCGCGTGGAAGATGCTGCTAAGCAAGGCAATTCGAGTATCTTCATCAGCGGCGTCGATCCGGGATTCGCCAACGACCTGATCCCGTTCGCGCTCGCCGGGACGTGTCAGCGCATCGAACAGGTGCGCTGCATGGAGATTCACGATTACGCCAGTTACGACGGCGAAGAAGTCATGAACTACATGGGGTTCGCTCGGCCCATGGACGAAATCCCCATGCTGCTGCAGCCGGGCATCCTTTCCATCGCGTGGGGTACCGCGATCCGTCAGCTGGCGGCCGGCCTCGGCATCGAGGTCGACGAGATCACCGAGTCCTACCAGCGCGAACCGGCGCCGGAGGATTTCGACATCGCGATCGGCCACGTGGCCAAGGGCACGCTGGCCGTGCTGCAGTTCGAGATCCGCGGCATGGTCAAGGGCCACCCTGCCGTCGTCATCGAGCATGTCACGAGATTGCGGCCCGACCTGCGGCCGGACCTGCCCCAGCCCGCCTCCGGCGACGGTTCGTACCGCGTCGAGATCACCGGCGAGCCGTCGTATGCGGTCGACATCGTTCCGAGCAGCCGCAAGGGCGACCACAACCACGCCGCGATTGCCGGCGCCGCGGGCCGCGTCGTCAACGCGATCCCGGCGGTGATCGCGGCGCCCCCGGGCATCCGGACCACACTCGATTTGCCGCTGGTAACCGGCAAAGGCCTTTACGCACCAAGCACTTTGGTGACCACTTAA
- a CDS encoding FAD-binding oxidoreductase — MLRSLQNVVGSNHVITDPDVLSGRSVDHTGRYRGRASALVRPGSAEQVAEVLRLCRDAGAHVTVQGGRTSLVAGTVPEHDDVLLSTERLCALSDVDTVERRIAVGAGATLAAVQHAATAAGLVFGVDLAARDTATVGGMASTNAGGLRTVRYGNMGEQVVGLDVALPDGSLMHRHSLVRSDNTGYDLPALFVGAEGTLGVITALDLRLHPTPSHRVTAVCGFADLEALIDTGRAFRDVDGIAALELIDGRAGALTAEHLGVGPPVEADWLLLVELAADHDQTDRLADLLADVPMSAEPAVGVDVAAQQRLWRVRESLAEVLGVYGPPLKFDVSLPLAAIARFAADAVTLIRERVSDAVPVLFGHVGEGNLHLNVLRVPLEQEAALYGPMMDLIAQCGGNVSSEHGVGSRKRAYLEMSREATDLAAMRTVKAALDPTGYLNAAVLFD, encoded by the coding sequence ATGTTGCGTAGCCTGCAGAATGTCGTCGGATCCAATCACGTCATCACCGATCCCGACGTGCTGTCCGGGCGCAGCGTCGACCACACCGGCCGGTACCGAGGCCGCGCTAGTGCGCTGGTGCGTCCGGGCTCGGCCGAGCAGGTCGCCGAGGTGTTGCGGTTGTGCCGTGACGCCGGAGCCCATGTCACCGTGCAGGGCGGCCGCACCTCGCTGGTGGCGGGTACTGTCCCCGAGCACGACGACGTGCTGCTCTCCACCGAACGGCTCTGTGCGCTAAGCGATGTCGACACCGTCGAGCGCCGTATCGCGGTTGGCGCCGGAGCCACGCTGGCCGCGGTGCAGCACGCCGCGACGGCAGCGGGCCTGGTGTTCGGTGTGGACTTGGCCGCCCGCGACACCGCGACGGTCGGCGGCATGGCCTCGACCAATGCCGGCGGGCTGCGCACGGTCCGCTACGGCAACATGGGTGAGCAAGTCGTCGGCCTGGACGTGGCGCTACCCGACGGGTCGCTGATGCACCGGCACAGTCTGGTGCGCAGCGACAACACCGGATACGACCTGCCGGCGCTGTTCGTCGGCGCCGAGGGCACTCTCGGTGTCATCACCGCGCTGGATCTGCGGCTGCACCCCACACCGTCACATCGGGTGACCGCGGTGTGCGGCTTCGCCGATCTCGAGGCGCTGATCGACACCGGGCGGGCGTTCCGGGATGTGGACGGGATCGCCGCACTGGAGTTGATCGACGGTCGGGCCGGTGCGCTGACCGCCGAGCATCTCGGGGTCGGCCCCCCGGTCGAGGCGGACTGGCTGCTGCTGGTGGAGCTGGCCGCCGATCACGATCAGACCGATCGACTCGCCGACCTGCTCGCCGACGTGCCGATGTCCGCCGAGCCCGCCGTGGGTGTGGATGTTGCTGCCCAGCAACGACTATGGCGTGTTCGCGAATCGCTGGCCGAGGTCCTCGGCGTCTACGGACCGCCGCTGAAGTTCGACGTGTCGCTACCGTTGGCGGCGATCGCCCGGTTCGCCGCGGATGCGGTCACGTTGATTCGCGAGCGGGTCAGCGACGCCGTACCCGTGCTGTTCGGCCACGTCGGTGAGGGCAACCTGCACCTCAACGTGCTGCGCGTGCCGCTCGAACAGGAGGCGGCGTTGTACGGGCCGATGATGGACTTGATCGCGCAGTGCGGGGGTAACGTCAGCTCCGAGCACGGTGTCGGCAGCCGCAAGCGCGCCTACCTCGAAATGTCAAGGGAAGCAACCGATCTTGCTGCAATGCGAACCGTCAAGGCGGCGCTGGACCCGACCGGATACCTCAACGCGGCGGTGCTGTTCGACTAA
- a CDS encoding FAD-binding oxidoreductase — MDDTIVAQFSAALADPDSVVTDPGVLAEKGWDYWGFGGTPGLLVLPRTRDEVIAVVRIAAVHHIPLVTRGGASNCAGAMMANPGRVMIDLSAMNRILDVDPAARTARVQPGIINADLQQHVAPHGLCFSPDPVSAHLATVGGNIIENAGGPHALKYGVTYNHVLDVEAVLSDGTVIHLSADDDGPDLLGVLIGSEGTLAILTEATVALRPIAPVTRSLMGSFATAHDAASTISAIIQTGTVPAAVEWLDRTGIAGLQRFTETGYPTDVDAIVLIDIDGTREQVDRDTAIVEQVLRRSAVEVRRADDEDSRAKLWYGRLHAPDAIVRSGKAFFIGDVTVPRQHIPAMQEAIQAAAVRHSDGLLFIAVMGHAGDGDLHPTTFFDRDNPNAAAALEAANNEIVEAALSMGGTITGEHGVGTEKRQFMTKRFSPVEIAAQRAIKRVFDPAMLLNPGIMLPDISPDEPVLERFEAAVRAALSPYRTTTAAPASPTGPTGNGAATNIVVNTANLSLVVGAAVTLEDLSRHLTQQGVTCGAIPTEATDRTVGELISHASGAERDGVRHSLLGLDVVLPDGRARARFGGENMKDVAGYDAKRLFIGGRDVFGTISTAIFKIAVQP, encoded by the coding sequence ATGGATGACACGATCGTTGCCCAGTTCAGCGCTGCACTCGCAGATCCGGACTCGGTGGTTACCGATCCCGGTGTGCTCGCTGAAAAAGGCTGGGACTACTGGGGTTTCGGCGGCACGCCGGGACTACTCGTACTTCCCCGCACCCGTGACGAGGTCATCGCGGTGGTACGGATCGCGGCCGTGCACCACATACCTCTGGTTACTCGCGGTGGCGCTTCGAACTGCGCCGGCGCGATGATGGCCAACCCGGGACGTGTGATGATCGACTTGTCCGCAATGAATCGGATCCTCGACGTCGACCCCGCCGCGCGCACCGCCCGCGTTCAGCCCGGCATCATCAACGCCGACCTTCAGCAGCACGTCGCCCCACATGGGTTGTGTTTCTCACCGGACCCCGTGTCCGCCCACCTGGCAACCGTCGGCGGCAACATCATCGAAAACGCAGGCGGCCCACACGCTCTCAAATACGGCGTCACCTACAACCACGTCCTCGACGTCGAAGCAGTGCTTTCCGACGGTACTGTCATCCACCTGAGCGCCGACGACGACGGCCCCGACCTGCTCGGTGTGCTCATCGGTTCGGAGGGCACGCTCGCAATCCTCACCGAGGCGACGGTGGCGCTGCGCCCGATCGCGCCCGTCACCCGGAGCCTCATGGGGAGCTTCGCTACCGCCCACGACGCCGCGTCCACCATCTCCGCCATCATCCAGACCGGGACCGTGCCCGCCGCGGTGGAATGGCTCGACCGCACCGGCATCGCGGGTCTGCAGAGGTTCACCGAGACCGGCTATCCCACCGACGTCGACGCGATCGTGCTCATCGACATCGACGGCACGAGAGAGCAGGTGGATCGCGACACCGCAATCGTGGAGCAGGTGCTGCGACGCTCCGCCGTCGAGGTTCGTCGCGCCGACGACGAGGACTCCCGGGCCAAGCTTTGGTATGGACGCCTACACGCCCCGGACGCCATAGTGCGCAGCGGCAAGGCCTTTTTCATCGGAGATGTCACGGTCCCTCGCCAACACATCCCCGCCATGCAGGAAGCGATCCAAGCCGCCGCTGTCCGTCACAGCGATGGGCTGCTGTTCATCGCAGTCATGGGTCACGCCGGAGACGGTGACTTGCACCCCACCACGTTCTTCGACCGCGATAACCCGAACGCGGCCGCCGCGCTCGAGGCGGCCAACAACGAAATCGTCGAGGCCGCCCTCAGTATGGGCGGGACCATCACCGGAGAACACGGAGTTGGTACCGAGAAGCGTCAATTCATGACGAAGCGATTCAGCCCGGTCGAGATCGCCGCCCAACGTGCCATCAAGCGGGTTTTCGATCCTGCGATGCTGTTGAACCCGGGCATCATGTTGCCGGACATCTCGCCGGACGAACCCGTCCTCGAGCGTTTCGAAGCCGCGGTGCGCGCCGCACTGTCGCCCTACCGGACAACCACGGCCGCGCCCGCTTCCCCCACCGGGCCGACCGGCAACGGCGCCGCGACAAACATCGTGGTGAACACCGCGAATCTCAGCTTGGTGGTGGGGGCCGCCGTTACCCTCGAGGATCTGTCACGCCACCTCACCCAGCAGGGCGTCACCTGCGGCGCCATCCCCACCGAAGCGACCGATCGGACCGTCGGTGAGCTCATCAGCCACGCGAGCGGCGCCGAGCGGGATGGCGTGCGCCACAGCCTGCTTGGTCTCGATGTCGTTCTGCCTGATGGCCGCGCTCGGGCGCGATTCGGCGGCGAGAACATGAAGGATGTTGCCGGATACGACGCCAAACGACTCTTCATTGGTGGCCGCGACGTCTTCGGGACGATTTCCACGGCCATCTTCAAAATTGCCGTGCAGCCCTAG
- a CDS encoding SDR family oxidoreductase, with protein sequence MGAEDARLLVEEGAKVVIGDILDDQGKALADEIGDAARYVHLDVTQPDQWDAAVATAVGEFGKLNVLVNNAGTVALGPLRSFDLTKWQKVIDVNLTGTFLGMRVAVDPMIAAGGGSIINVSSIEGLRGAPMVHPYVASKWGVRGLAKSAALELAPHNIRVNSVHPGFIRTPMTKHLPEDMVTIPLGRPGEVREVATFVLFLASDESSYSTGSEFIMDGGLITDVNHKDF encoded by the coding sequence ATGGGCGCCGAAGACGCGCGCCTGCTCGTCGAGGAGGGCGCCAAGGTGGTGATCGGCGACATCCTGGACGACCAGGGCAAGGCGCTGGCCGACGAGATCGGTGACGCCGCACGCTATGTGCACCTCGACGTCACGCAGCCCGACCAGTGGGACGCGGCGGTCGCGACCGCGGTGGGCGAATTCGGCAAGCTCAACGTGCTGGTCAACAACGCCGGGACGGTCGCGCTCGGTCCACTCCGGAGCTTTGATCTGACCAAGTGGCAGAAGGTCATTGACGTCAACCTGACCGGAACGTTCCTGGGTATGCGGGTGGCCGTCGACCCGATGATCGCGGCCGGCGGCGGCTCGATTATCAACGTGTCGTCGATCGAGGGTCTGCGTGGTGCACCCATGGTGCACCCGTACGTCGCGTCCAAGTGGGGCGTACGCGGCCTGGCCAAGTCGGCGGCCCTGGAGCTGGCGCCGCACAACATCCGGGTCAACTCCGTGCACCCCGGCTTCATCCGCACCCCGATGACCAAGCACCTGCCCGAGGACATGGTGACCATCCCGCTGGGCCGGCCCGGCGAAGTGCGCGAGGTCGCGACGTTCGTGCTGTTCCTGGCCAGCGACGAGTCGTCCTATTCCACCGGCAGCGAGTTCATCATGGACGGCGGGCTGATCACCGACGTGAACCACAAGGACTTCTAG
- a CDS encoding thioesterase family protein has translation MTDSYYELVDADDDLGEKFRATDLARGTWSASIQHGGPVSALLARALERCEQREDTRLSRVVIDLLGGVPAEGDLWVRSQLQRGGKQIELVTAEMLALGPDGQPRPVARASGWRLQQQDTRAVAHAAAELPRPRAEARNRNLKAREWDRNYVHSLQWLWLTEPLTPGAGESWIKPAVDVVQGETMTQLERLFAVADCANGIGSKLDITKWTFLNTDLAVHVFRVPDGEWVGIRAETSYGPDGIGTTIGTLFDEQGAVGAIQQSVLVRQRPAKA, from the coding sequence GTGACCGACTCCTACTACGAGCTCGTCGACGCCGACGACGACTTGGGCGAGAAGTTCCGGGCGACCGACCTGGCGCGCGGCACCTGGTCGGCGTCGATCCAGCACGGCGGCCCGGTGTCCGCGCTGCTGGCCCGGGCGCTGGAGCGGTGCGAGCAGCGCGAGGACACACGGCTGTCCCGGGTCGTGATTGACCTGCTGGGCGGAGTGCCGGCCGAGGGCGATCTCTGGGTTCGCTCGCAGCTGCAGCGCGGCGGCAAACAGATCGAGCTGGTCACCGCCGAGATGCTGGCCCTGGGGCCCGACGGCCAGCCCCGCCCGGTCGCGCGCGCCAGCGGTTGGCGGCTACAGCAGCAGGACACCCGGGCGGTGGCACACGCGGCGGCGGAGCTGCCCCGACCGCGCGCCGAGGCCCGAAACCGCAATCTGAAGGCCCGGGAGTGGGACCGTAACTACGTGCACAGCCTTCAGTGGCTCTGGCTGACCGAGCCGCTGACTCCGGGCGCCGGTGAATCGTGGATCAAGCCGGCCGTCGATGTGGTGCAGGGTGAGACGATGACGCAGCTGGAGCGGCTGTTCGCGGTGGCCGACTGCGCCAACGGCATCGGTAGCAAACTGGACATCACCAAGTGGACCTTTCTGAACACCGATCTTGCGGTGCACGTGTTTCGTGTTCCCGACGGGGAATGGGTCGGCATTCGCGCGGAGACCAGCTACGGGCCGGACGGCATCGGGACGACGATCGGCACACTGTTCGATGAGCAAGGGGCTGTCGGCGCCATCCAGCAGTCCGTGCTGGTGCGACAGCGCCCGGCCAAAGCCTGA
- a CDS encoding LLM class F420-dependent oxidoreductase: MRFTITHPMHSHPYNPELVSGYGIAKVAAAAEAAGIHGFGFTDHPAPSQRWLQAGGHDSVDPFVALGFAAATTSTLRLIPNIVVLPYRNPFVVAKSGATLDLLSGGRFTLAVGVGYLKREFAALGVSYDERAELFEEALQVIRAIWTDDDISFEGKHFSARGITAHPRPVSSPHPPIWIGGNTTTARHRVARYGDGWCPFPAPPQLAQTAGTASITSGEQLAECIDDLRRRCDAAGRDWSAIDITFTNFEGGSITDDDFNADAYLEGLEKLAKLGVTWVSAHLPGDSLAHALETLDRFRTLVIDAV, encoded by the coding sequence ATGCGCTTCACGATCACCCACCCCATGCACAGCCATCCCTACAACCCGGAGCTGGTGAGTGGGTACGGCATCGCAAAGGTGGCCGCGGCTGCCGAAGCGGCCGGCATCCACGGATTCGGCTTCACCGATCATCCGGCCCCATCGCAGCGATGGCTGCAGGCCGGCGGCCACGACTCGGTGGATCCTTTTGTCGCATTGGGTTTCGCGGCGGCGACCACGTCCACGCTGCGGCTGATCCCGAACATCGTGGTGCTGCCTTACCGAAACCCCTTCGTAGTGGCCAAATCCGGGGCCACCCTGGACCTGCTCTCCGGGGGCCGCTTCACGCTCGCGGTGGGTGTGGGCTATCTCAAACGTGAGTTCGCGGCGCTGGGCGTCAGCTACGACGAGCGCGCCGAGTTGTTCGAGGAGGCCCTGCAGGTGATCCGGGCAATCTGGACCGATGACGACATTTCCTTCGAGGGAAAACATTTCAGCGCGCGCGGCATCACCGCGCATCCCCGGCCCGTCAGCAGCCCGCATCCACCGATCTGGATCGGCGGCAACACCACGACTGCTCGGCACCGTGTCGCGCGGTACGGCGACGGTTGGTGCCCATTTCCCGCCCCGCCCCAACTTGCCCAGACCGCCGGCACGGCATCCATCACCTCCGGAGAGCAGCTCGCGGAATGCATCGACGATCTCCGACGCAGATGCGACGCGGCGGGCAGGGATTGGTCGGCGATCGACATCACCTTCACCAACTTCGAGGGTGGCAGCATCACCGACGACGACTTCAACGCCGACGCATACCTCGAGGGCCTGGAAAAGCTGGCGAAGCTCGGGGTGACCTGGGTGAGCGCGCACCTGCCCGGCGACAGTCTGGCGCATGCGCTCGAGACTCTCGACCGGTTCCGTACCCTCGTGATCGACGCGGTGTAG
- a CDS encoding TetR/AcrR family transcriptional regulator has product MTQPAAAMTLTEADTSTRQRILFATAEVLGRNGKTKLSLSEVATQAGVSRPTLYRWFASKEELLSAFSQYERQLFESGLVKATAGLKGYDKLDAVLRFIVEYQHSYSGVRMVDVEPEHTIAQFAHVIPQMRDGLQRHLPGPNAAVKAATVIRIAISHYIVRSDDADEFLAQLRHAVGIKPTTD; this is encoded by the coding sequence ATGACTCAGCCGGCCGCCGCGATGACCCTGACCGAGGCCGACACCTCGACCCGTCAGCGCATCCTGTTTGCGACCGCCGAGGTTCTCGGGCGCAACGGCAAAACCAAACTCAGCCTGTCCGAGGTCGCTACCCAGGCCGGGGTCTCGCGCCCCACGCTCTACCGCTGGTTCGCCTCCAAGGAGGAGCTGCTGTCGGCGTTCTCGCAGTACGAGCGCCAGCTTTTCGAAAGCGGTCTGGTGAAAGCCACCGCGGGGCTCAAAGGCTACGACAAGCTCGACGCGGTGCTGCGCTTCATCGTCGAGTACCAGCATTCGTATTCGGGTGTGCGCATGGTCGATGTCGAACCCGAGCACACGATCGCCCAGTTCGCCCACGTCATCCCGCAGATGCGCGACGGCCTGCAACGGCATCTGCCCGGTCCCAACGCCGCGGTGAAGGCGGCGACCGTGATCCGGATCGCGATTTCGCACTACATCGTTCGCAGCGACGACGCCGACGAGTTCCTGGCGCAGCTGCGGCACGCCGTCGGGATCAAACCGACCACCGACTAA
- a CDS encoding acyl-CoA thioesterase, with protein MTTESEQTEWTVQGLLDLFDVRADGDDRFTGDTGIAIGDERQVVEGTQVLAQAIVAVAKRFPDKSVRSAHAVFSRAVTVGAPIELVLDVVSEGRSTATAIVAVHQNGRRCLSITVLADVPTADVIRHHLPRPDVAAPADANHSPMPMVGRELRLVDVVDVNSPDEVGPPELYAWLHYDPIPARDDLAKALLAYFTGHLGISTTMRAHPGIGTAQAHLTVSTAPMSISVAFHEPVSWGGWLLYTHESTQVGAGMSYVRGAVHSEEGELLASFAQEALIRPLRTSDTAIDSRARF; from the coding sequence TTGACCACGGAATCTGAGCAGACTGAGTGGACAGTTCAGGGCCTGCTGGATCTGTTTGACGTGCGGGCCGACGGGGACGACCGGTTCACCGGCGACACCGGCATCGCCATAGGCGACGAACGCCAGGTCGTGGAAGGTACCCAGGTGCTCGCCCAGGCGATCGTCGCCGTGGCCAAACGATTCCCGGACAAGTCGGTGCGCTCGGCACACGCGGTGTTCTCCCGTGCCGTGACGGTCGGAGCGCCGATCGAGCTCGTCCTCGACGTCGTGTCCGAGGGCCGATCCACCGCTACCGCGATCGTCGCCGTACATCAGAACGGGCGGCGCTGCCTGAGCATTACGGTGCTGGCCGACGTCCCGACCGCCGACGTCATCCGCCACCACCTGCCCCGGCCCGATGTGGCCGCCCCCGCCGACGCCAACCACTCGCCGATGCCGATGGTCGGCCGGGAGCTGCGCCTCGTCGACGTCGTCGACGTCAACAGCCCCGACGAGGTCGGGCCGCCCGAGCTCTACGCGTGGCTGCACTACGACCCGATCCCGGCCCGCGACGATCTGGCCAAGGCCCTGCTGGCGTACTTCACCGGCCATCTGGGCATCTCCACCACCATGCGCGCACACCCGGGCATCGGTACCGCCCAGGCGCACCTGACCGTGTCCACCGCACCGATGAGCATCTCCGTCGCCTTCCACGAACCGGTGAGCTGGGGCGGATGGCTGCTCTACACCCACGAAAGCACCCAGGTCGGCGCGGGAATGTCGTATGTGCGCGGCGCTGTGCACTCGGAGGAGGGCGAGCTGCTGGCCTCCTTCGCACAGGAGGCGCTGATCCGGCCCTTGCGCACCAGCGACACCGCGATCGACTCGCGCGCACGCTTCTAA